A stretch of the Ischnura elegans chromosome 5, ioIscEleg1.1, whole genome shotgun sequence genome encodes the following:
- the LOC124158922 gene encoding probable G-protein coupled receptor Mth-like 4 codes for MLTSQFLSERVMAMNANSIAAKRRAFHEAKSAAIVLLALALASVPASSGRMRGRQADDEETPCEYELSIPLRSAEYRADGSVWDAEREELYPPGTYWKYQDSRPEKREIYVGCPCLLGRPCLRKCCPLGQQFNESVGCVPDSPEVGSFRVSVSSDDGYQQHSVVASEHFYLLFRNTCYYGYYRLMPETYKDNEYFLRSSDGYLSMPVAGVDALWTDEFCVDNVLGLDSPRAFLCLPLFKRMTAPVPSIGSPVFLLISAPIACATFLAYVFLKGTRQTLDAKLRVLMLFNIFYGFLLHACVMIYAGKLKEFQTLTLGIGSQFFTLAAGCWISVMLFCISQSSWVSTDNSEEIMAKKLVLYGVYSWGVPLLAVLLSAVNLKGGELPYNEVNPGYAEARAWIQILQGALLYFFGADAFLLVLNTILSAINVFKLHQLSKEISVLGDNTVFSKHKEALQNHKKRLTVCFILLLIYSISRMVEAACWMIEKPEPRLYIIDVTDFIAEILICAGLAYEDGIFTILRKKILATFPAKTNT; via the exons ATGCTCACGTCGCAGTTTCTTTCCGAGAGAGTCATGGCAATGAATGCAAATTCTATAGCAGCGAAGAGACGTGCGTTTCACGAGGCCAAATCCGCCGCGATCGTTCTGTTGGCGCTGGCTTTAGCTTCCGTGCCGGCTTCGTCTGGCCGCATGCGAGGTAGACAAGCAGACGACGAAGAGACTCCTTGCGAGTACGAGCTCAGCATACCTCTTCGATCAGCCGAGTATCGTGCAGACGGAAGTGTGTGGGATGCGGAAAGGGAGGAATTGTACCCGCCGGGAACTTACTGGAAGTACCAAGATTCCAGACCCGAGAAACGAGAAATTTACGTCGGCTGCCCGTGTTTGCTCGGTCGGCCATGCCTGCGAAAGTGTTGCCCTCTTGGACAGCAGTTCAACGAGAGCGTGGGTTGCGTCCCGGACTCTCCAGAAGTAGGGTCGTTCCGCGTCTCCGTGTCCAGTGACGATGGCTATCAGCAGCACAGTGTTGTGGCTTCGGAGCACTTCTATCTGCTCTTCAGGAACACCTGTTATTACGGTTACTACAGGTTGATGCCGGAGACATACAAGGACAACGAGTACTTCTTGAGGTCTTCCGACGGATACCTTTCGATGCCGGTGGCTGGGGTGGACGCCTTGTGGACTGACGAGTTCTGCGTGGACAACGTTTTGGGTCTGGACTCACCGAGGGCCTTCCTTTGCCTTCCTTTATTCAAGAGGATGACCGCCCCTGTCCCTTCGATAGGGAGTCCCGTGTTCCTGCTCATCTCGGCGCCGATAGCCTGCGCCACATTCCTCGCCTATGTATTCTTGAAGGGGACAAGACAGACGCTGGATGCTAAGCTGAGGGTCCTCATGCTGTTCAACATCTTCTACGGATTCCTTCTGCATGCCTGCGTAATGATTTATGCGGGGAAGCTGAAAGAATTCCAGACGCTAACATTGG GGATCGGCTCGCAGTTTTTCACCCTCGCTGCGGGCTGCTGGATCTCCGTTATGCTCTTCTGTATTTCACAATCATCTTG GGTTTCAACGGATAACTCTGAGGAGATAATGGCTAAAAAACTGGTCCTCTATGGTGTATACTCTTGGGGAGTTCCACTACTGGCTGTCTTACTCTCAGCGGTCAACTTAAAAGGTGGAGAACTCCCTTACAATGAAGTCAATCCCGGTTATGCAGAGGCAAGGGCGTGGATTCAAA TTTTGCAAGGAGCCTTGCTATACTTCTTTGGAGCCGATGCCTTCTTATTAGTACTGAACACCATTCTCTCGGCCATCAATGTCTTCAAGTTACATCAACTCAGCAAGGAAATATCGGTGTTGGGAGATAACACTGTGTTCTCAAAGCACAAAGAGGCCTTACAGAATCATAAGAAAAG GCTTACGGTGTGTTTCATCTTACTACTCATTTATAGTATATCCCGCATGGTTGAAGCTGCTTGTTGGATGATTGAAAAACCGGAACCTCGTCTGTACATCATCGACGTTACTGATTTTATAGCTGAGATCTTAATATGTGCTGGGCTGGCTTACGAAGACGGAATTTTTACCATCCTGAGGAAAAAGATTCTAGCCACTTTCCCTGCGAAAACAAACActtaa
- the LOC124158923 gene encoding probable G-protein coupled receptor Mth-like 3 — protein sequence MRQEKENMMDSRFPACDNSFSVSHRFIAMPLVSLPSEAFPLTIFGVLLICMGSGAESLVDLTVTTPPCPYRLSVPIAMDTKFQANHVSDFVAKYLSHASVFWRISWQQGWETVMSVRACPCNVQVPCLLKCCHLHGMSPAHCTHRDPVCPESVPKDYNLGSRHNYTNLLHVLATGSRLFALFNGSDGSGLYRLEVQDDPEVFSRWDADGQQENLSSDRMVEGGVGFCVHPDNNTQLSPWFCKDYVKVKETKTPEVTEYYPYGRLLAIAALLSALCVYASFPKLRNFHGKVVISHLASLLLGNSILSVSLFLWRKHGKYYCSFFGIGIQYFFLASFFWLSVMCVDIFMSFRNLDPVHIIRVNQRGKKFMICSVCAWGIPAIISAVTAAMEFIPNLSDTFIRPNFAGICWFKEKKSAYVYFFIPVGVTLAVNLALFVATSSKIFKLQREMTKWENRNSVKLIRRIEKTKKRFNLYLKLSLMMGVGRIIGFIFWLLDHPKRLFIVTDITEALQSVLIFITYVWKDEVILLIKKKISSPASQQGTQDNNTTDEMG from the exons ATGAGGCAGGAAAAGGAAAACATGATGGACTCCCGCTTTCCGGCCTGTGATAACTCTTTTAGCGTCAGTCATAGATTCATCGCCATGCCGCTCGTGTCTCTTCCGTCCGAAGCATTTCCACTGACCATATTTGGCGTTCTACTCATCTGCATGGGATCCGGTGCGGAGAGCCTCGTGGATCTTACTGTAACCACTCCACCCTGTCCATACCGCCTGAGTGTGCCGATCGCCATGGACACCAAGTTCCAGGCCAACCACGTCTCAGACTTTGTCGCGAAGTATCTCAGCCATGCCTCCGTATTTTGGAGGATAAGTTGGCAGCAGGGATGGGAGACTGTGATGTCCGTTCGGGCTTGCCCTTGCAACGTGCAGGTTCCCTGTCTACTCAAGTGTTGTCACCTTCACGGCATGTCCCCGGCACACTGTACGCATCGGGATCCGGTGTGTCCCGAATCAGTTCCGAAAGATTACAACCTTGGATCAC GTCACAACTACACCAACCTCCTCCACGTTCTCGCCACGGGATCTCGGTTGTTCGCCTTGTTCAATGGTTCGGACGGCTCCGGGCTCTACAGGCTAGAGGTGCAGGACGACCCTGAAGTCTTCTCGCGCTGGGATGCAGACGGCCAGCAGGAAAATTTATCATCAGATCGAATGGTGGAAGGCGGCGTAGGTTTCTGCGTCCACCCCGATAACAACACGCAACTTTCCCCCTGGTTCTGCAAAGATTACGTCAAGGTGAAGGAGACGAAGACCCCTGAAGTCACGGAATACTACCCTTACGGCAGGCTCCTGGCCATCGCCGCTCTCTTGAGTGCCCTGTGCGTCTATGCCTCTTTCCCCAAGTTGAGGAACTTCCACGGGAAAGTGGTGATTTCGCACCTCGCGAGCTTGCTGCTGGGAAATTCAATTCTTTCGGTGTCGCTGTTCCTCTGGAGGAAGCACGGGAAATATTACTGCTCGTTTTTCG GAATTGGAATCCAGTACTTCTTTCTAGCTTCATTCTTTTGGCTGAGCGTCATGTGCGTTGACATATTTATGTCATTCAG GAACCTGGATCCAGTGCACATCATAAGAGTCAACCAGCGAGGGAAAAAGTTTATGATTTGCTCTGTTTGTGCATGGGGAATCCCTGCGATCATCTCTGCGGTGACGGCTGCGATGGAGTTCATTCCGAACCTCTCGGATACGTTTATCAGGCCCAACTTCGCAGGCATTTGCTGGTTCAAAG aaaagaagaGCGCCTATGTTTACTTCTTTATTCCGGTAGGAGTGACCTTAGCTGTGAATTTAGCGCTTTTTGTCGCCACCTCGTCGAAGATATTCAAACTGCAGAGGGAGATGACGAAATGGGAGAACCGAAACAGCGTGAAGCTCATCCGGAGAATCGAAAAAACGAAAAAGAG GTTCAATCTGTACCTGAAACTATCCCTCATGATGGGCGTCGGCAGAATCATCGGATTTATATTTTGGTTGCTGGACCATCCCAAGAGGCTCTTTATCGTCACCGACATCACAGAAGCTCTGCAAAGTGTCCTCATCTTCATCACATATGTGTGGAAGGATGAGGTGATACTTCTCATCAAGAAAAAGATATCGTCTCCAGCTTCTCAGCAAGGAACGCAAGATAATAATACCACGGATGAAATGGGCTGA